A genomic window from Streptomyces spororaveus includes:
- a CDS encoding GNAT family N-acetyltransferase, whose protein sequence is MVTLRALTLDDAPALTRIYSGASIRHTTGKPLTLDQAHEKVRAALARAAETPRAQWSWGIVTEDELIGLIALRRRTASMGTISYILREDSWGHGYATHAANHVVSTAFTTAGLNRLEVMHHPDNPASGRVLIKAGFTHIGTSDWHTEDGTTVPYEAYALQKM, encoded by the coding sequence ATGGTGACCCTGCGCGCCCTGACCCTCGACGACGCCCCCGCCCTCACCCGTATCTACAGCGGCGCCTCCATCCGGCACACCACCGGCAAGCCCCTCACCCTCGACCAGGCCCACGAGAAGGTCCGCGCAGCCCTGGCCCGAGCCGCCGAAACCCCGCGGGCCCAGTGGAGCTGGGGCATCGTCACCGAGGACGAGCTGATCGGCCTGATCGCGCTGCGGCGACGAACGGCGTCCATGGGCACCATCAGCTACATCCTCCGCGAAGACAGCTGGGGCCACGGCTACGCCACCCACGCCGCCAACCACGTGGTCTCCACCGCCTTCACCACCGCCGGCCTCAACCGCCTGGAGGTCATGCACCACCCCGACAACCCCGCCTCCGGACGAGTCCTGATCAAAGCCGGGTTCACCCATATCGGTACGTCTGACTGGCACACCGAAGACGGAACCACTGTGCCGTACGAGGCGTACGCGCTGCAGAAGATGTAG
- a CDS encoding serine/threonine-protein kinase gives MTTGTGGILAPLEPQDPRENAGYRLLARIGEGGMGTVYLSHTRGGQPVALKLIRREFGQDPDFRRRFEQEVQAARRVQGYHLVPVLDHDTTGATPWLASVFVPGLSLHDAVSTYGPLPLDTVFQLVGCTARALASIHAAGVVHRDLKPANLLLGAAGPYVIDFGIARAADSTQLTRTGGVIGTPQYMSPEHTLGAEVTTASDLFAVGLIAAVAATGRHPYGEGGATALGVRIANTDRLPPDLNGYPAELRPLLERCLTADPAERIGTDELAAMCELFAGRPLNDFDGWLPEPVGLEIARRVRAAENPPVPTVADAGAGTGRAGVGAGGSGTGGTGAGPAGAFGGVYGAPTVGAPPRPAGPPPAAGHPTHPPVPGPAPAPAPGPKRFRGVLIGAGLVLAVLAGAGAVRLLDGGGAAKDDAKQEGPVAPASSDQAQVQAPAPAPVSSGPKTAPSASSSPKSAYTPVFQDKPLTLRAPSSSTGTHVDLDAPQIFPKGAIGKTQGMELTYQDWGDADLRFLTAMGKSTGTTPEECRDAVATNTLASRVGKDELKAGKTLTKGTVLCTVTGDNNLAMLRITEVVLDTSKGSIGPMPDYVTALTLWKIG, from the coding sequence GTGACTACCGGAACCGGCGGCATACTCGCCCCACTTGAACCCCAGGACCCCCGCGAGAACGCCGGCTACCGGCTGCTCGCCCGGATCGGCGAAGGCGGCATGGGGACCGTCTACCTCTCGCACACGCGCGGCGGCCAGCCGGTGGCACTGAAGCTCATCCGCCGGGAGTTCGGGCAGGACCCCGACTTCCGGCGCCGTTTCGAGCAGGAAGTGCAGGCCGCCCGCCGGGTGCAGGGCTACCACCTCGTCCCGGTCCTCGACCACGACACCACCGGCGCCACGCCCTGGCTGGCATCGGTGTTCGTGCCGGGGCTGTCGCTGCACGACGCCGTGAGCACCTACGGTCCGCTCCCGCTGGACACCGTCTTCCAGCTGGTCGGCTGCACGGCGCGGGCGCTCGCCTCCATCCACGCGGCGGGGGTCGTGCACCGCGATCTGAAGCCCGCCAACCTCCTGCTCGGCGCGGCCGGTCCGTACGTCATCGACTTCGGGATCGCCCGGGCCGCCGACAGTACGCAGCTCACCCGGACCGGCGGGGTCATCGGCACCCCGCAGTACATGTCCCCCGAACACACGCTGGGCGCCGAGGTCACCACCGCGAGCGACCTGTTCGCGGTCGGGCTCATCGCGGCGGTCGCGGCCACCGGGCGGCACCCGTACGGGGAGGGCGGGGCCACCGCCCTCGGTGTGCGGATCGCCAACACCGACCGGCTGCCTCCGGACCTGAACGGCTACCCGGCGGAGCTGCGGCCGTTGCTGGAGCGCTGCCTGACGGCGGATCCGGCGGAGCGGATCGGTACGGACGAGCTCGCCGCGATGTGCGAACTGTTCGCCGGGCGACCGCTGAACGATTTCGACGGCTGGCTCCCGGAGCCGGTCGGGCTGGAGATCGCCCGACGGGTGCGGGCCGCGGAGAACCCGCCGGTGCCCACGGTCGCGGACGCGGGCGCGGGTACGGGCCGCGCGGGCGTTGGCGCGGGCGGATCGGGTACGGGCGGTACGGGCGCTGGTCCCGCCGGCGCCTTCGGCGGGGTGTACGGGGCGCCGACGGTGGGCGCGCCGCCCCGGCCCGCGGGTCCCCCGCCGGCCGCCGGCCACCCGACGCACCCCCCGGTGCCGGGCCCGGCGCCCGCGCCGGCCCCCGGACCGAAGCGGTTCCGGGGCGTGCTGATCGGGGCCGGCCTCGTACTGGCCGTCCTCGCGGGCGCCGGCGCGGTCCGGCTGCTCGACGGCGGCGGCGCCGCGAAGGACGACGCGAAGCAGGAGGGGCCGGTCGCGCCCGCCTCCTCCGACCAGGCGCAGGTCCAGGCCCCGGCTCCGGCCCCGGTCTCGTCCGGGCCCAAGACCGCGCCCTCGGCCTCCTCCTCGCCGAAGTCCGCGTACACGCCGGTCTTCCAGGACAAGCCCCTGACCCTGCGCGCGCCCTCCTCCAGCACCGGGACCCACGTCGACCTGGACGCCCCGCAGATCTTCCCGAAAGGAGCCATCGGCAAGACCCAGGGCATGGAGCTCACCTACCAGGACTGGGGCGACGCCGATCTGCGCTTCCTGACGGCCATGGGCAAGAGCACCGGCACCACGCCGGAGGAGTGCCGGGACGCCGTCGCCACCAACACCTTGGCCTCCAGGGTGGGCAAGGACGAGCTGAAGGCGGGCAAGACGCTCACGAAGGGGACGGTGCTGTGCACCGTCACCGGTGACAACAACCTGGCGATGCTCCGCATCACCGAGGTCGTGCTCGACACGAGCAAGGGGTCCATCGGCCCCATGCCGGACTACGTCACCGCACTCACCCTCTGGAAGATCGGCTGA
- a CDS encoding replication-relaxation family protein has product MLPHGDPGPYAHPRTGRTLTYPARRPGETEDTVPADLTPDPAREHQAARDRRPSDDVDQVQAPSTGPSIAPSTATSPAGDVSAGQPRKSRGRDAFDNPPRSTQVWKPTGVRRKEVLKALGIFQRATADQLWRMLRPSDRHDRMTRDTLNALKGSGLVRVETRLESGHQLWVLTEKGHKEAKLLLPKNVRMSALRKLEFDDEGRPVEADGYDEHAAAVTSTAAVLTGAGYGTPLSWQTEIAYRLPYGYTQYADLTMRAPDAGVPAMLLEVDRVTEPVDDLVDKLRRYSDWFELLAPKADANKERAARGAAVHDFRLWSRIYPPTGREGYVPVASVFTGKTAAQRESRMRRLEQAARTYFAGASYPGRSAGITAVDYHRAVPVVVAELERITADPAGAAGAVWRRLGREEWQTLPEALDNPDGDRLYAAQWKEARDRRAEREAAEREAKRPVCARCGAKFSDERWQQVRQSSWPGKWDDLCGECAKESVARAEAERAAQRLAEDVAATAAEPETLRVRGLFRRRG; this is encoded by the coding sequence GTGCTTCCTCACGGTGACCCCGGCCCGTACGCACATCCGCGTACGGGCCGGACGCTCACCTACCCGGCCCGCAGGCCGGGAGAAACCGAGGACACCGTGCCCGCCGACCTCACACCCGACCCCGCTCGCGAGCACCAGGCCGCCCGTGACCGCCGGCCTTCCGATGACGTCGACCAGGTGCAGGCCCCCTCCACGGGCCCCTCCATCGCCCCCTCCACGGCCACTTCGCCCGCCGGAGACGTATCCGCAGGTCAGCCCCGCAAGTCAAGGGGCCGCGACGCGTTCGACAACCCTCCTAGGTCGACACAGGTCTGGAAGCCGACCGGAGTGCGACGCAAGGAAGTGCTGAAGGCTCTGGGGATCTTCCAGCGGGCTACCGCCGATCAGCTCTGGCGGATGCTGCGCCCCTCCGATAGGCATGACCGGATGACCAGGGACACCCTGAACGCGTTGAAGGGCTCGGGCCTGGTCCGGGTGGAGACGCGACTGGAGTCCGGACACCAGCTGTGGGTGCTCACCGAGAAGGGCCACAAGGAAGCCAAGCTGCTGCTGCCGAAAAACGTACGGATGTCCGCGCTGCGCAAGCTGGAGTTCGACGACGAAGGCCGGCCGGTGGAAGCCGACGGGTACGACGAACACGCCGCCGCCGTCACCTCGACCGCCGCCGTGCTCACCGGGGCCGGGTACGGCACCCCGCTGTCCTGGCAGACGGAGATCGCTTATCGCCTGCCGTACGGGTACACCCAGTACGCCGACCTGACGATGCGCGCCCCGGACGCCGGGGTGCCCGCGATGCTCCTGGAGGTCGATCGCGTCACCGAGCCCGTCGATGACCTGGTCGACAAGCTGCGTCGGTACAGCGACTGGTTCGAGCTCCTGGCGCCGAAGGCCGACGCGAACAAGGAGCGGGCGGCACGGGGCGCGGCGGTGCATGACTTCCGGCTGTGGTCGCGGATCTACCCGCCGACCGGCCGCGAGGGGTACGTGCCGGTGGCGTCCGTGTTCACCGGGAAGACGGCGGCACAGCGGGAGAGCCGGATGCGGCGGCTGGAGCAGGCCGCCCGCACGTATTTCGCCGGCGCTTCGTACCCAGGCCGTAGCGCGGGTATCACGGCCGTCGACTACCACCGGGCGGTGCCCGTGGTCGTCGCCGAGCTGGAGCGGATCACCGCCGACCCGGCCGGGGCCGCTGGTGCGGTGTGGAGGCGGCTCGGGCGCGAGGAGTGGCAGACCCTGCCCGAGGCCCTGGACAACCCTGACGGCGACCGCCTGTACGCCGCGCAGTGGAAGGAGGCCCGCGACCGGCGGGCGGAGCGGGAGGCGGCGGAGCGGGAGGCGAAGCGGCCGGTGTGCGCGCGGTGCGGGGCGAAGTTCTCCGACGAACGCTGGCAGCAGGTGCGGCAGTCCTCGTGGCCCGGGAAATGGGACGACCTGTGCGGGGAGTGTGCGAAGGAGTCCGTCGCCCGCGCGGAGGCCGAGCGGGCGGCGCAGCGCCTGGCCGAGGACGTCGCGGCGACGGCGGCTGAACCGGAGACA
- the pip gene encoding prolyl aminopeptidase, which translates to MSELYPPVEPYEKGMLDVGDGNLVYWEVCGNPDGKPALVVHGGPGSGCGTGARQYFDPDRYRVVLFDQRGCGRSTPNASEPTTDMRHNTTQHLIADMERLREHLGIDRWLLYGGSWGSTLILAYAETYPERVSQIVIPAVTTTRRSEIDWLYRGASRFFPEQWERFLAGAGGTPRDGDIVAAYARLMEHPDPAVREKATADWCAWEDAVLSGETNGTSNPYGDRPPTAQLALVRICSHYFSHGAWLEEGTLLRDAHRLAGIPGVLVHGRLDLAGPLDTAWELARAWPDAELTIVGNAGHLGSDTTRAHVLKALDRFARQECDQTAQRGACGGCGGGWSGVGVDFGVREPHGLTQRPGVGDFGWGAVSDVVADESA; encoded by the coding sequence ATGAGCGAGCTGTACCCACCGGTCGAGCCGTACGAGAAGGGGATGCTCGACGTCGGCGACGGCAACCTCGTGTACTGGGAGGTCTGCGGCAACCCGGACGGCAAGCCCGCACTCGTCGTCCACGGCGGTCCAGGATCAGGATGCGGGACCGGGGCACGCCAGTACTTCGACCCGGACCGCTACCGGGTCGTCCTGTTCGACCAGCGCGGCTGTGGCCGCAGCACCCCCAACGCGAGCGAACCCACGACCGACATGCGGCACAACACCACCCAGCACCTGATCGCCGACATGGAGCGGCTGCGGGAGCACCTGGGTATCGACCGCTGGCTGCTGTACGGCGGCTCGTGGGGCTCCACCCTGATCCTGGCCTACGCCGAGACGTACCCGGAGCGGGTGTCGCAGATCGTCATCCCCGCCGTCACCACCACCCGGCGCTCCGAGATCGACTGGCTCTACCGCGGGGCGAGCCGGTTCTTCCCCGAGCAGTGGGAACGCTTCCTAGCGGGAGCTGGCGGCACACCGCGTGACGGTGACATCGTCGCGGCCTACGCCCGCCTGATGGAACATCCCGACCCCGCAGTACGAGAGAAGGCCACAGCCGACTGGTGCGCCTGGGAGGACGCAGTCCTGTCCGGGGAAACGAACGGCACCTCCAACCCCTACGGCGACCGCCCGCCGACCGCGCAACTGGCCCTGGTCCGCATCTGCTCCCACTACTTCTCCCACGGCGCCTGGCTGGAAGAAGGCACACTCCTGCGCGACGCACACCGGCTGGCCGGCATCCCGGGCGTGCTGGTCCACGGCAGACTCGACCTGGCCGGCCCGCTCGACACCGCATGGGAACTCGCCCGCGCCTGGCCCGATGCCGAGCTGACCATCGTCGGCAACGCAGGCCATCTGGGCAGCGACACAACACGCGCCCATGTACTCAAGGCACTCGACCGATTCGCTCGCCAGGAATGCGACCAGACCGCGCAGCGAGGTGCATGCGGAGGGTGTGGGGGTGGGTGGTCAGGCGTCGGAGTCGACTTCGGGGTGCGTGAACCGCACGGGCTTACCCAGCGACCGGGCGTAGGCGATTTCGGCTGGGGTGCTGTCTCCGATGTAGTCGCCGACGAAAGCGCCTGA
- a CDS encoding DUF6875 domain-containing protein → MTTGRTIAAPRPTAGALRLVEAATTRPRSVDISGYVRQMTAHCPYLPPSLQRGLTTWTVYRADGDADAVQAELFHAGAQAAEWLRPLLNRPHGALRCENIVLLGDVPGTRHRDLLAWPHWVLKHLYGPVGVMFGKFYAGEGEVTAAGHRIPAAPASFLPVRAAVRRRDPRFLAATPDLAAVLAAADDDGRDVFEHIPTDWTEIRTWARRLIPPAKPSPSSPATPANPPRSSS, encoded by the coding sequence GTGACCACCGGCCGCACCATCGCAGCGCCCCGGCCCACCGCCGGGGCGCTGCGCCTCGTTGAAGCCGCCACCACCCGGCCGAGATCCGTGGACATCAGCGGCTACGTACGCCAGATGACCGCCCACTGCCCCTACCTCCCCCCGTCGCTCCAGCGGGGCCTGACGACCTGGACGGTCTACCGCGCCGACGGCGACGCCGACGCCGTCCAGGCGGAGCTCTTCCACGCGGGCGCCCAGGCCGCGGAGTGGCTGCGGCCCTTGCTGAACCGGCCGCACGGCGCCCTGCGGTGCGAGAACATCGTCCTGCTGGGCGACGTACCCGGTACCCGGCACCGTGACCTGCTCGCCTGGCCGCACTGGGTGCTGAAACACCTCTACGGCCCGGTCGGGGTGATGTTCGGCAAGTTCTACGCGGGAGAAGGGGAAGTCACCGCGGCCGGCCACCGGATCCCGGCCGCCCCCGCCTCGTTCCTCCCCGTGAGGGCCGCCGTCCGTCGCCGCGACCCACGCTTCCTCGCCGCGACCCCCGACCTGGCCGCCGTGCTCGCCGCGGCCGACGACGACGGCCGCGACGTGTTCGAGCACATCCCCACCGACTGGACGGAGATCCGCACATGGGCCAGGCGCCTGATCCCCCCGGCAAAGCCGTCGCCCTCCTCACCGGCCACACCGGCGAACCCACCGCGATCCAGCTCCTGA
- a CDS encoding helix-turn-helix domain-containing protein: MKWNLRLAAAQRDIWKSSQLQAMLADAGLVISAGKMSNLWSGQPVTIRLDDLDIICEVLGCEPNDLMVREPEKARAQRPASTPARAAVAGERPRLERRVGRTEPPL; encoded by the coding sequence ATGAAGTGGAACCTGCGGCTGGCCGCCGCGCAACGCGACATCTGGAAGTCATCGCAGCTGCAGGCGATGCTCGCCGACGCCGGCCTGGTGATCAGCGCCGGGAAGATGTCCAACCTGTGGTCCGGGCAGCCGGTCACGATCCGCCTGGACGACCTCGACATCATCTGCGAGGTCCTTGGCTGCGAACCCAACGACCTCATGGTCCGAGAACCGGAGAAGGCCCGCGCTCAGCGACCTGCGAGCACTCCCGCCCGTGCGGCGGTCGCGGGCGAGCGCCCTAGGCTCGAACGCAGGGTCGGCCGGACGGAACCACCGCTGTGA
- a CDS encoding protein kinase domain-containing protein, producing the protein MAQEDDHLRHLTAANALSPDYRVRAGTWDGGRWLAVNWIDGVPLWRALALARGPEGDRASVRPWLAGIARTWTEHLALMHAAGWAHADVQPTNTLVTPGGHAAVIDYALACGPDDVHRRVPYRGALTHTTAPEVATAVLATPADTHVQAQPAADIWSLGASLFWCWTGHRPVAYDDDLDRLDKLAVIAKGTTTTLRDVRPWPFPEFEGAITACLAPRPADRPTAKELTAAW; encoded by the coding sequence ATGGCCCAGGAGGACGACCACCTCCGCCACCTCACCGCCGCGAACGCCCTGAGCCCCGACTACCGGGTGCGCGCCGGCACCTGGGACGGCGGCCGGTGGCTGGCCGTCAACTGGATCGACGGTGTACCCCTGTGGCGCGCCCTCGCCCTCGCCCGCGGCCCGGAAGGAGACCGCGCCTCGGTCCGCCCCTGGCTCGCGGGCATCGCCCGCACCTGGACGGAGCACCTCGCCCTCATGCACGCCGCCGGATGGGCCCATGCCGACGTCCAGCCCACCAACACCCTCGTCACGCCCGGCGGCCACGCCGCAGTCATCGACTACGCCCTCGCCTGCGGCCCCGACGACGTCCACCGCCGCGTCCCGTACCGCGGCGCCCTCACCCACACCACCGCCCCCGAAGTCGCCACCGCCGTCCTCGCGACCCCGGCCGACACACACGTCCAGGCGCAGCCGGCCGCCGACATCTGGAGCCTGGGCGCTTCCCTGTTCTGGTGCTGGACCGGCCACCGCCCCGTCGCTTACGACGACGACCTCGACCGGCTGGACAAGCTCGCCGTCATCGCCAAGGGCACCACCACCACACTGCGCGACGTCCGGCCCTGGCCGTTCCCCGAATTCGAAGGCGCCATCACCGCCTGCCTCGCCCCCCGCCCCGCCGACCGCCCCACCGCGAAGGAGCTGACCGCCGCATGGTGA
- a CDS encoding tyrosine-type recombinase/integrase, which yields MSLAVVAPIRSRPLLQSPQDVADFEQDLLSEFVLARAAAGLADETISGDVDALMEIRGWFGGPLWELVPTDLDRFFGEDQRRLATLTKVRKAQALATYFEFLEVRHQADIHAATGVLVQCPVDEINRPRGNTNMRVRIPPPAADVDRLFAGWRDDLHAARKYAPTVRNYTACRLASLIGPRVSELCLLEVHDIRWDLGTFGKVLLRGKGSRGQKKERLVPLINGSRELLEWWLQGPRWEFDDQLDEPGAPLFPSERRDTGGRCKRVSTSAIRGGMAEAVQHHLPRWTGRATPHALRHFAASDLYAQGMNVVAVQELLGHRWINTTMIYVHVNKTHIEDAWISAGQRWTSRFTG from the coding sequence ATGTCGCTCGCAGTCGTTGCACCAATCCGATCTCGACCGCTGCTGCAGTCACCGCAAGACGTCGCGGACTTCGAGCAGGACCTGCTGTCGGAGTTTGTGCTCGCACGGGCGGCGGCCGGACTCGCCGACGAGACGATCTCCGGCGACGTGGACGCCCTGATGGAGATCCGAGGATGGTTCGGCGGCCCGCTCTGGGAGCTGGTTCCCACCGACCTCGACCGCTTCTTCGGCGAGGACCAGCGCCGACTGGCCACGCTGACGAAGGTGCGCAAGGCGCAGGCGCTGGCCACGTACTTCGAGTTCCTGGAGGTGCGGCACCAGGCCGACATCCACGCTGCCACCGGAGTGCTGGTGCAGTGCCCGGTGGACGAGATCAACCGTCCCCGTGGCAATACCAACATGCGGGTGCGGATCCCGCCGCCGGCCGCGGACGTCGACCGGCTCTTCGCCGGCTGGCGCGACGACCTGCACGCGGCTCGGAAGTACGCGCCGACCGTCCGCAACTACACCGCATGTCGCCTGGCCAGCCTCATCGGCCCGCGGGTCTCGGAACTGTGTCTGCTCGAAGTTCACGACATCCGCTGGGACTTGGGCACCTTCGGCAAGGTACTGCTGCGCGGTAAGGGCAGTCGCGGCCAGAAGAAGGAGCGCCTGGTCCCGCTCATCAACGGCTCCCGCGAGCTCCTCGAATGGTGGCTCCAGGGACCGCGGTGGGAGTTCGACGACCAGCTCGATGAGCCAGGCGCACCACTGTTTCCGTCCGAGCGCCGCGACACCGGCGGGCGCTGCAAGCGCGTGAGCACCAGCGCGATCCGGGGCGGCATGGCGGAGGCAGTGCAGCATCACCTCCCCCGCTGGACCGGCCGTGCCACCCCGCACGCGTTGCGGCACTTCGCCGCGTCGGATCTGTACGCGCAGGGGATGAACGTCGTCGCCGTCCAGGAGCTGCTCGGCCATCGCTGGATCAACACCACGATGATCTACGTCCACGTCAACAAGACCCACATCGAGGATGCCTGGATTTCCGCCGGACAGCGGTGGACGTCCCGGTTCACCGGTTAG
- a CDS encoding DUF6415 family natural product biosynthesis protein codes for MSSTHLVLHDPEGHLDTELPLDRELHKALVKAVLGCTGNPSLPPADLQQIALLLTGTARAVAADVRRAADLLPEDHAARALADVVLEEASRRLSVPPDGTARCAQNRARLVRALYERLDRLAGVAPQAAMAP; via the coding sequence ATGAGCAGCACGCACCTGGTCCTCCACGACCCCGAGGGGCACCTCGACACGGAACTCCCCCTCGACCGGGAGCTCCACAAGGCTCTGGTCAAGGCCGTGCTCGGATGTACCGGGAACCCCAGCCTTCCACCCGCGGACCTCCAACAGATCGCCCTGCTGCTCACCGGCACCGCCCGCGCCGTCGCCGCCGATGTCCGCCGCGCCGCCGACCTGCTGCCCGAAGACCACGCCGCCCGCGCCCTGGCCGACGTCGTCCTCGAGGAAGCGAGCCGCCGCCTGTCCGTCCCGCCGGACGGCACCGCCCGCTGCGCCCAGAACCGGGCCCGGCTCGTCCGCGCCCTGTACGAGCGCCTGGACCGCCTCGCGGGCGTCGCACCCCAGGCCGCCATGGCCCCCTGA